In the Patescibacteria group bacterium genome, one interval contains:
- a CDS encoding putative glycoside hydrolase gives MKKISLSWFFIILCAVVGGGVILLNLYFKIIRFKTTPIINSSESLIVENNNFLIASPAENSAPAENLFLPTPQKVKAIYMTGYSFTHSDLRQNLIDLVETSELNSLVIDVKDPNNKFIFYPQSEILKNQPISPTAISNQDVKNILKDLQDKDIYTIARIVTFQDNTIAEVLPQYALKAKNGRLWRDYGGHAWLDMTNPQVWQLPVNQAKEAFDLGFDEVQFDYIRFPSDGNINNIDYHQLSDNRKRYQVLNEFFKYLKTELSSYKQPISLDLFGLTYKNWADPEYDLGIGQRLIDALPYFDYISPMVYPSHYPNGYLGYSNPAAHPYEIVNDSLIEGNQIVQNSNLANPASTRPWLQDFDMGANYTAKMIDAQIKACDENNTNGWILWNPRNQYTVEASEIKNKIQLSEK, from the coding sequence ATGAAAAAAATATCATTATCTTGGTTTTTTATAATTTTATGTGCTGTTGTCGGCGGTGGAGTTATTTTATTAAATTTATATTTTAAAATTATAAGATTTAAAACAACTCCTATAATTAATTCCAGCGAATCACTCATTGTTGAAAATAATAATTTTTTAATCGCCTCGCCAGCAGAAAATTCCGCTCCGGCGGAAAATTTATTTTTACCTACACCCCAAAAAGTCAAAGCTATCTATATGACCGGTTATTCCTTTACTCATTCAGATCTAAGACAAAACTTAATCGACCTAGTCGAAACCTCTGAATTAAATTCACTCGTGATTGATGTTAAAGATCCAAATAATAAATTTATTTTTTATCCGCAATCTGAAATTTTAAAAAATCAACCCATCTCTCCCACCGCCATTAGCAATCAGGATGTTAAAAATATTTTAAAAGATTTACAAGATAAGGATATTTATACCATTGCCCGAATAGTCACCTTTCAAGATAACACTATCGCCGAAGTCTTACCTCAATACGCCTTAAAGGCCAAAAATGGACGTTTATGGCGTGACTATGGTGGACATGCCTGGCTAGATATGACTAATCCTCAAGTTTGGCAATTACCAGTAAATCAAGCTAAAGAAGCTTTTGATTTGGGCTTTGATGAAGTTCAATTTGATTATATTCGCTTTCCTTCTGATGGTAATATTAATAATATAGACTATCATCAACTTTCTGATAATCGCAAACGTTATCAAGTTTTAAACGAATTTTTTAAATATCTAAAAACCGAATTAAGTTCTTACAAACAACCAATCTCTCTTGATTTGTTTGGTTTAACTTATAAAAATTGGGCTGACCCAGAATATGACTTAGGTATTGGCCAACGCTTAATTGATGCGCTCCCCTATTTTGATTATATTTCACCGATGGTTTATCCATCGCATTATCCTAATGGCTATTTGGGTTATTCTAATCCAGCCGCTCATCCTTATGAAATAGTTAATGACAGTCTAATTGAGGGTAATCAAATTGTTCAAAATTCTAATTTAGCCAATCCGGCCAGTACTCGTCCCTGGTTGCAAGATTTTGATATGGGTGCCAATTACACCGCCAAGATGATTGATGCGCAAATTAAGGCTTGCGATGAAAACAACACTAATGGCTGGATCTTGTGGAATCCACGCAATCAATATACGGTTGAAGCTTCTGAAATCAAAAATAAAATACAATTATCGGAAAAATAA
- a CDS encoding RNA-binding protein yields MAKKLYVGGISYSATDDSLKNHFSQAGTVESATIIIDKMSGRSKGFGFVEMSTEEEAQKAIEMFNGQDMDGRTIKVNEARPREER; encoded by the coding sequence ATGGCAAAGAAATTATATGTTGGTGGAATCTCTTATTCAGCTACAGACGATAGCTTGAAAAATCATTTTTCTCAAGCTGGAACAGTTGAATCAGCCACCATTATTATTGACAAAATGTCAGGCCGTTCAAAAGGTTTTGGTTTTGTCGAAATGTCAACCGAAGAAGAAGCTCAGAAAGCAATTGAAATGTTTAATGGTCAGGACATGGATGGACGTACCATTAAAGTCAATGAAGCTCGTCCACGCGAAGAACGCTAG